Proteins found in one Promicromonospora sukumoe genomic segment:
- a CDS encoding wax ester/triacylglycerol synthase domain-containing protein: MAERLTTADTSNWVMATPDHVNAFLMAGVLAPGGCVGPDGEVDLAALRQVLAERVRAVPRLAQRVRPAGRSFVWEPVSLDLAHHVRRVAAVDGLAGFEARCARLVVTALPLDRPLWELLVVPGVAPARAGIVLRVHHAMADGIAAVRFVQALMDPDAVEPTEAAASLSAVPAPADPTDAGGTGPARPAPRGLRSHTRAVASGFERTTAFLRRAVPPPALLGRVGHRRRVAFVDVGLDDLAAGAEAAGATVNDALLVAAAASARSALLARGEEPPDVLPASVPVALPHRGRSGNAVGVMLVPLPAGGGGYADDAGSEDADLAGRLRRVATLTRAAKDEARSRGTYELTRTRLGTWLFTRLARRQRLVVMFVTNVRGPRRPLALAGARVERIWPVAALGGNVRLGFAAISYDGALRCAAHCDADALDAAVVGRTLADELNRIAGRAHPPGDPLRAPGQARGPARPT; this comes from the coding sequence CTGGCAGAGCGGCTGACGACGGCGGACACGTCGAACTGGGTGATGGCCACGCCGGACCACGTCAACGCGTTCCTGATGGCGGGCGTGCTGGCGCCCGGCGGGTGCGTCGGGCCCGACGGCGAGGTCGACCTCGCCGCGCTGCGCCAGGTGCTCGCCGAACGGGTCCGCGCGGTGCCCCGGCTCGCCCAGCGGGTGCGGCCGGCCGGCCGGTCCTTCGTGTGGGAACCGGTGAGCCTCGACCTGGCCCACCATGTGCGCCGGGTCGCCGCGGTCGACGGCCTGGCAGGGTTCGAGGCCCGGTGCGCGCGGCTCGTCGTTACCGCGCTCCCGCTGGACCGGCCGCTCTGGGAGCTGCTGGTCGTCCCGGGGGTCGCCCCGGCGCGCGCCGGGATCGTCCTCCGGGTGCACCACGCGATGGCGGACGGCATCGCGGCGGTCCGGTTCGTGCAAGCCCTGATGGACCCCGACGCCGTGGAACCCACGGAAGCGGCTGCCAGCCTGTCAGCAGTCCCAGCCCCTGCGGACCCGACGGACGCCGGCGGGACCGGCCCAGCACGCCCGGCCCCGCGCGGGCTGCGGTCGCACACTCGCGCGGTCGCGTCTGGGTTCGAGCGCACCACGGCCTTCCTCCGGCGGGCCGTACCGCCGCCGGCGCTGCTCGGCCGCGTCGGTCACCGTCGGCGAGTGGCGTTCGTCGACGTCGGGCTCGACGACCTGGCCGCCGGCGCCGAGGCGGCGGGGGCGACCGTGAACGACGCACTGCTGGTCGCCGCCGCGGCGTCGGCCCGCTCGGCCCTGCTCGCCCGCGGCGAGGAGCCGCCCGACGTCCTGCCCGCGAGCGTGCCGGTCGCGCTGCCGCACCGAGGGCGGTCGGGCAACGCCGTCGGCGTCATGCTCGTGCCGTTGCCTGCGGGCGGCGGGGGCTACGCGGACGACGCGGGCTCGGAGGACGCGGACCTTGCCGGCCGGCTCCGCCGCGTCGCCACGCTGACCCGCGCGGCCAAGGACGAGGCGCGCTCGCGCGGCACGTACGAGCTGACCCGCACGCGCCTCGGCACCTGGCTCTTCACGCGGCTCGCGCGCAGGCAACGGCTCGTCGTCATGTTCGTGACGAACGTGCGCGGCCCGCGGCGTCCGCTCGCGCTGGCGGGGGCACGCGTCGAGCGGATCTGGCCCGTGGCCGCGCTCGGGGGCAACGTGCGATTGGGGTTCGCGGCGATTTCCTACGACGGCGCGCTGCGGTGTGCCGCGCACTGCGACGCCGACGCGCTCGACGCCGCCGTCGTCGGCCGGACCCTGGCGGACGAGCTGAACCGGATCGCGGGCCGCGCGCACCCGCCCGGCGACCCGCTCCGGGCGCCGGGCCAGGCGCGAGGTCCGGCCAGGCCTACCTGA
- a CDS encoding NAD(P)/FAD-dependent oxidoreductase encodes MSEGRTRVVVVGGGFAGYNAARALRRALPRSADVEIVLVNRTDYFLYLPLLPEVAAAVIDPRRVTVSIPATLRGVRLALGDVTAIDPDRNRVEYTDPEGGTHTLGYDRLILAAGSVTRLLPVPGVVEHAHGFRGVAEALYLRDHVIRQVELAAASDDPAERDARCTFVVVGAGYTGTEVAAQGPLLTEALRRRHPVLADQRMRWMLLDLAPKVLPELDPRLSRSAARVLRARHVKVLTGTSVAEAMPDGVRLTSGETVAARTLVWCVGVRPDPLVSGTGLETQKGRLVVDTTLAVPGHPRMFAAGDAAAVPDVTRPGEVTAMTAQHASRQGTLAGRNVAASLGHGTTRGYEHHDLGFVVDLGGLQAAANPLGIPLSGFAAKVVTRGYHLISMPGNRVRTAVDWLLDAVLGRQSVQLGLIRSDAVPLDTTAPGSTGYPSERTGQGDGPTA; translated from the coding sequence ATGAGTGAGGGCCGCACGCGGGTCGTCGTCGTCGGGGGTGGCTTCGCGGGGTACAACGCGGCCCGGGCGCTGCGCCGCGCGCTGCCACGCTCGGCCGACGTCGAGATCGTGCTGGTCAACCGCACCGACTACTTCCTCTACCTGCCGCTCCTGCCGGAGGTTGCGGCCGCGGTGATCGACCCGAGGCGGGTGACCGTCTCGATCCCGGCCACCCTGCGCGGCGTCCGGCTCGCGCTGGGCGACGTGACGGCGATCGACCCCGACCGGAACCGCGTCGAATACACCGACCCGGAGGGCGGGACGCACACCCTGGGCTACGACCGGCTGATCCTCGCCGCGGGCAGCGTCACCCGGCTGCTGCCGGTCCCGGGGGTCGTCGAGCACGCCCACGGCTTCCGCGGGGTCGCCGAGGCCCTGTACCTGCGCGACCACGTCATCCGCCAGGTCGAGCTCGCCGCCGCGAGCGACGACCCGGCCGAGCGGGACGCGCGGTGCACGTTCGTCGTCGTCGGCGCGGGCTACACCGGCACGGAGGTCGCGGCCCAGGGGCCGCTGCTCACCGAGGCGCTCCGGCGACGGCACCCCGTGCTCGCCGACCAGCGGATGCGCTGGATGCTGCTGGACCTCGCGCCCAAGGTGCTGCCCGAGCTCGACCCGCGGCTGTCCCGCTCCGCCGCCCGGGTGCTCCGGGCTCGGCACGTCAAGGTGCTCACCGGCACCTCCGTGGCGGAGGCGATGCCCGACGGCGTGCGGCTCACCTCGGGCGAGACCGTCGCGGCCCGCACCCTGGTCTGGTGCGTCGGCGTCCGGCCGGACCCGCTGGTGAGCGGCACGGGGCTCGAGACGCAGAAGGGCCGTCTGGTCGTCGACACGACGCTCGCCGTGCCCGGGCACCCGCGGATGTTCGCGGCCGGCGACGCCGCGGCCGTGCCGGACGTGACCCGGCCCGGCGAGGTCACGGCGATGACCGCGCAGCACGCCAGCCGCCAGGGCACGCTCGCCGGCCGCAACGTGGCGGCGTCGCTCGGTCACGGCACCACCCGGGGGTACGAGCACCACGACCTCGGGTTCGTCGTCGACCTCGGCGGTCTCCAGGCGGCCGCCAACCCGCTGGGGATCCCGCTGTCCGGGTTCGCGGCCAAGGTCGTGACCCGCGGCTACCACCTGATCTCGATGCCGGGCAACCGGGTTCGGACCGCCGTCGACTGGCTGCTCGACGCCGTGCTGGGCCGCCAGTCCGTCCAGCTCGGGCTGATCCGCTCGGACGCCGTGCCGCTGGACACGACGGCTCCCGGCTCGACCGGCTATCCGTCGGAACGCACCGGTCAGGGCGACGGGCCGACGGCGTGA
- a CDS encoding TIGR03619 family F420-dependent LLM class oxidoreductase, with translation MRLGLRLPQRVGTDLRHGVTAVARAAEQAGFDSLWAWERLLFPVSPRSSLTPGEPWPPAYRQAADPLVVLTAAAVVTERVRLGTSVLIAGLHRPLQLAKSMATLDQVSGGRFVAGLGTGWAVDEFDAVDADVTRRGRLLDETLDVLRAAWGPDPVSYRGPHTLIDDAYVLPKPAGRIPVLLGGDVDPTATSGPRARVLDRIARRADGWLPIPSAPGRAGAERLRTAWDAIHQAAAAAGRDPSAMELVVVGNVAFSDSPAGPARSAFSGTRAQVLDDVAAAADAGADELIIDLHLQDWWRDTAQMLDEALEIRALATAAGV, from the coding sequence ATGAGGCTCGGACTGCGCCTGCCCCAGCGCGTGGGCACCGACCTGCGGCACGGCGTCACGGCCGTGGCCCGGGCGGCCGAGCAAGCCGGGTTCGACAGCCTCTGGGCGTGGGAGCGGCTGCTGTTCCCCGTCTCGCCCCGGAGCTCGCTGACGCCGGGGGAGCCCTGGCCGCCCGCGTACCGGCAGGCGGCGGACCCGCTCGTGGTCCTGACGGCGGCGGCCGTGGTGACCGAGCGCGTGCGCCTGGGCACCAGCGTGCTGATCGCCGGCCTGCACCGTCCGCTCCAGCTCGCGAAGAGCATGGCGACTCTCGACCAGGTCAGCGGTGGGCGATTCGTCGCGGGACTGGGTACCGGCTGGGCGGTCGACGAGTTCGACGCCGTCGACGCGGACGTGACCCGCCGTGGCCGGCTGCTCGACGAGACCCTCGACGTGCTGCGGGCCGCCTGGGGGCCGGACCCGGTGAGCTACCGCGGGCCCCACACCCTGATCGACGACGCCTACGTGCTGCCCAAGCCGGCCGGCCGGATTCCCGTGCTCCTTGGCGGCGACGTCGACCCGACCGCCACGTCGGGGCCCCGGGCGCGGGTGCTGGACCGGATCGCGCGGCGCGCCGACGGCTGGCTCCCGATCCCGTCCGCTCCCGGCCGCGCCGGCGCCGAGCGGCTCCGCACCGCCTGGGACGCGATCCACCAGGCCGCCGCGGCCGCGGGACGGGACCCGTCCGCGATGGAGCTGGTCGTGGTGGGCAACGTCGCGTTCTCCGACAGTCCGGCGGGACCGGCCCGGAGCGCGTTCTCGGGCACGCGCGCCCAGGTGCTCGACGACGTCGCCGCGGCGGCCGACGCCGGCGCGGACGAGCTGATCATCGACCTGCACCTGCAGGACTGGTGGCGCGACACCGCCCAGATGCTCGACGAGGCGCTAGAGATCCGGGCGCTCGCCACGGCGGCCGGCGTCTGA